The Longimicrobiales bacterium genome has a window encoding:
- a CDS encoding amidohydrolase family protein codes for MTEIRPLQCMPPQLEPPGILDYRPRSTLVVPEHLVPKPKYPAIDFHGHPRLDGPESLAGLQAEMDRIGLGVMVVASNVRGERLRAMLAMIQASPAMRDRVRVFTGIEFGDLEPGWVERAVAQLEADVAAGAVGIGEVSKSLGLSLRKPDGSRLAIDDPVMDPIWEAAARLGVPVFIHTADPAEFFRELDYTNERWLELALFPNRRYPQEEYPSFQQLVAERDNLFRRHPNTTFVTAHLGWQANDLATLGRLLDELPNVYTEVGAVLYDIGRQPRTAREFFIRYQDRILFGKDSFQPDEYPYYWRVFETADDYFDYYRPYHAFWKLYGIDLPEEVLRKLYYQNAQRITPGLPQQR; via the coding sequence ATGACGGAGATCCGTCCGCTGCAGTGCATGCCGCCGCAGCTCGAGCCGCCCGGCATCCTGGACTACCGGCCGCGCTCGACGCTCGTGGTGCCCGAGCACCTGGTCCCGAAGCCGAAGTATCCGGCCATCGACTTTCACGGTCACCCGCGACTCGATGGTCCGGAAAGCCTCGCCGGGCTGCAGGCCGAGATGGACCGGATCGGCCTCGGCGTGATGGTCGTCGCCAGCAACGTCCGGGGAGAGCGGCTCCGCGCGATGCTCGCGATGATCCAGGCCTCCCCCGCGATGCGCGACCGTGTGCGCGTGTTCACCGGCATCGAGTTCGGCGACCTCGAGCCCGGCTGGGTCGAGCGCGCCGTCGCGCAGCTCGAAGCGGACGTTGCGGCGGGCGCGGTCGGAATTGGTGAGGTGTCGAAGTCGCTCGGCCTGTCACTGCGCAAGCCGGACGGCTCCAGGCTCGCGATCGACGACCCGGTGATGGACCCGATCTGGGAGGCGGCCGCGCGACTCGGCGTGCCCGTGTTCATCCACACTGCGGATCCGGCCGAGTTCTTCCGCGAGCTGGACTACACCAATGAGCGCTGGCTCGAGCTCGCGCTCTTTCCAAACCGCCGCTACCCGCAGGAGGAGTATCCCAGCTTCCAGCAGCTCGTCGCGGAGCGTGACAACCTCTTCCGCCGCCATCCGAACACGACGTTCGTGACGGCGCATCTCGGCTGGCAGGCGAACGACCTCGCCACGCTCGGCCGGCTGCTGGACGAGCTGCCCAATGTCTACACGGAAGTCGGGGCGGTTCTCTACGACATCGGCCGCCAGCCGCGCACTGCGCGCGAGTTCTTCATCCGCTACCAGGACAGGATCCTGTTCGGCAAGGACTCCTTCCAGCCGGACGAGTATCCCTACTACTGGCGCGTGTTCGAGACGGCCGACGACTACTTCGACTACTACCGGCCGTACCACGCGTTCTGGAAGCTGTACGGGATCGACCTGCCCGAGGAAGTGCTGCGGAAATTGTACTATCAGAACGCGCAGCGGATCACGCCCGGGCTGCCGCAGCAGCGCTGA
- a CDS encoding PrsW family intramembrane metalloprotease, translating to MNGHTQPIERSHARHVLGVEPRLARLLTLGLAALVVVILVMDVGAAGFGAGLALAALPVPVYLGLALWLDRFEAEPGPVLLRAFLWGAIVAMIVSLLANQAAFTMLAGVFGTSVGDWMSGVLAAPVIEETAKGAALLLLFVHHDDEFDNVTDGVVYAAMVGLGFAMTENAVYYGRVWDTTSLSTVFVLRGVIGPFAHPLFTAMTGVGIGLARERHGASGTWVAPAIGFAVAVLLHSLWNAAASANLLFPATYFLIMVPAFVAALIVVVRSTRREVAILRRHLRPLVDEGCLRGDEVDAICTLRGRVRALLGALRTDGLRGAARRRRFHDDLTHLAFQAWRLERGIDGDGVARARHRTYVARVRAWRVSDAA from the coding sequence ATGAACGGACACACCCAGCCGATCGAGCGGTCGCACGCGCGCCACGTGCTGGGCGTGGAGCCGCGCCTGGCGCGTTTGCTCACGCTCGGACTGGCAGCGCTCGTGGTCGTTATCCTGGTGATGGACGTGGGCGCCGCGGGGTTCGGGGCGGGGCTGGCGCTGGCCGCGCTGCCGGTGCCGGTCTACCTGGGCCTCGCGCTCTGGCTCGACCGCTTCGAGGCCGAGCCCGGTCCCGTGCTGCTGCGCGCGTTCCTCTGGGGTGCCATCGTCGCCATGATCGTGTCGCTGCTCGCGAACCAGGCAGCGTTCACGATGCTGGCCGGTGTGTTCGGCACGAGCGTCGGCGACTGGATGTCCGGCGTGCTCGCCGCGCCCGTGATCGAGGAGACGGCCAAGGGCGCGGCGCTGCTGCTGCTGTTCGTGCACCACGACGACGAGTTCGACAACGTGACCGACGGCGTCGTGTACGCCGCCATGGTCGGACTCGGGTTCGCCATGACGGAGAACGCCGTCTACTACGGGCGCGTGTGGGATACGACCTCGCTGAGCACGGTGTTCGTGCTGCGCGGCGTGATCGGCCCGTTCGCACACCCGCTGTTCACCGCGATGACGGGCGTCGGCATCGGCCTGGCGCGCGAGCGGCACGGCGCCAGCGGCACGTGGGTGGCACCGGCGATCGGCTTTGCGGTCGCCGTGCTGCTGCACTCGCTGTGGAATGCGGCCGCGTCCGCGAACCTGCTGTTCCCGGCAACGTACTTCCTCATCATGGTGCCCGCGTTCGTCGCGGCGCTGATCGTGGTCGTGCGCTCGACGCGGCGGGAAGTAGCCATCCTGCGACGTCACCTCCGCCCGCTCGTCGACGAGGGCTGCCTGCGCGGCGACGAGGTGGACGCGATCTGCACGCTGCGCGGGCGGGTGCGCGCGCTGCTCGGCGCCCTGCGCACCGACGGCCTGCGGGGGGCTGCGCGGCGCCGCCGTTTCCATGACGACCTGACCCACCTCGCGTTCCAGGCCTGGCGGCTGGAGCGCGGCATCGACGGAGACGGTGTGGCACGGGCGCGGCACCGTACGTACGTGGCGCGTGTGCGGGCGTGGCGGGTGAGCGACGCGGCGTAG
- a CDS encoding DUF72 domain-containing protein — MARSLPLRIGMPENSSTKINVGVAGWDYRDWIGVFYPEPLPRDFDRLHFLASHVSLIEINSSFYGPPRPKTARDWLKRIEDIDDFRFTAKLWRRFTHERTTTWTRKEVRETTQGLRPLLDAHRLDAVVMQFPWSFRNTEANREWLEDVRSTFADFPLVLEVRHAGWNDPDVFQWLRDNAVGFVNIDQPTFKRSIKPSAHATSRVGYVRVHGRNYQDWFRKHAGRDRRYDYLYERDQLKPWAQRAKALAREEETESVDVVFNNHYRAKAVVNAKQFENLLTGRKVRAPAELVSAYPAALESIARRR, encoded by the coding sequence ATGGCCCGCTCCCTGCCCCTGCGCATCGGCATGCCAGAGAACAGCAGCACCAAGATAAACGTTGGCGTCGCGGGATGGGACTACCGGGACTGGATCGGCGTGTTCTACCCCGAACCGCTCCCGCGCGACTTCGACCGCCTACACTTCCTCGCCAGTCACGTCTCGCTGATCGAGATCAACTCCAGCTTCTACGGCCCGCCCAGGCCGAAGACCGCGCGCGACTGGCTGAAGCGCATCGAGGACATCGACGATTTCCGCTTCACGGCAAAGCTATGGCGCCGCTTCACACACGAGCGCACCACCACGTGGACACGCAAGGAGGTGCGCGAAACGACGCAGGGGCTCCGCCCGCTGCTCGATGCGCACAGACTGGACGCCGTCGTAATGCAGTTTCCCTGGTCGTTCCGTAACACGGAGGCGAACCGTGAATGGCTCGAAGATGTCCGCAGCACCTTCGCCGACTTCCCGCTGGTCCTCGAGGTACGCCACGCCGGTTGGAACGACCCGGACGTCTTCCAGTGGCTGCGCGACAACGCCGTCGGCTTCGTCAACATCGACCAGCCCACCTTCAAGCGATCCATCAAGCCATCCGCCCACGCCACCTCACGCGTCGGCTACGTGCGCGTGCACGGCCGCAACTACCAGGACTGGTTCCGCAAACACGCCGGCCGCGACAGGCGCTACGACTACCTCTACGAGCGCGACCAGCTGAAGCCATGGGCGCAGCGCGCAAAGGCACTCGCCCGCGAAGAAGAGACGGAGTCAGTCGATGTGGTGTTCAACAATCACTACAGGGCAAAGGCAGTGGTGAATGCCAAACAGTTCGAGAACCTGCTGACCGGCCGGAAAGTGCGGGCGCCTGCAGAGCTGGTCTCGGCGTATCCGGCTGCGCTGGAATCGATCGCGCGCCGACGGTGA
- a CDS encoding uracil-DNA glycosylase: MLPPIPTGWKKLLAGETRQPYYRDLATFVENERRRHEVLPAVEETFLALELTPPRLARVLILGQDPYPTPGHAHGLAFSVRPGVKPPASLRNIFKELHADLGVPVPETGYLVPWAGQGVLLLNAVLTVRAGKSNSHAGRGWEQFTDAVIRALSRKRRKVVFVLWGAYAQKKTALIDTARHAIIAAPHPSPLSAKKGFFGSRPFSRINAELEASGQKSIDWSL, translated from the coding sequence TTGCTGCCGCCGATTCCGACCGGCTGGAAGAAGCTGCTCGCCGGCGAGACCCGCCAGCCGTACTATCGCGACCTCGCCACATTCGTCGAAAACGAGCGCCGCAGGCACGAGGTTCTGCCCGCCGTGGAGGAGACATTCCTCGCACTGGAGCTGACGCCGCCGCGTCTCGCGCGCGTGCTGATCCTCGGCCAGGATCCCTACCCGACGCCCGGCCACGCGCACGGCCTCGCCTTTTCGGTACGGCCCGGCGTCAAGCCACCCGCCTCGCTGCGCAACATCTTCAAGGAACTGCATGCCGACCTGGGCGTGCCGGTGCCGGAAACCGGCTACCTGGTGCCGTGGGCGGGACAGGGGGTGCTGCTGCTGAACGCGGTCCTGACCGTCCGGGCCGGCAAGTCCAACAGCCACGCCGGCAGGGGCTGGGAGCAGTTCACCGACGCGGTGATCCGCGCCCTCTCGAGAAAGCGCCGGAAGGTGGTGTTCGTGCTATGGGGTGCGTATGCGCAGAAGAAGACCGCGCTGATCGACACTGCCCGCCACGCGATCATCGCTGCACCGCATCCGTCGCCGCTGTCGGCGAAGAAGGGGTTCTTCGGGAGTCGGCCGTTTTCCAGGATCAATGCCGAGCTGGAAGCGTCCGGGCAGAAGTCGATCGACTGGTCACTCTAG
- the metK gene encoding methionine adenosyltransferase has translation MMSDRSRFVFTSESVSEGHPDKVSDYIADSILDAHFAQDPGAHVACEVLVKDGHVVLAGEISSNAEVDTESIVRGAIAEIGYTDESQAFCANRVRIQSLLSEQAGEIGASVRRSDEQILEQGAGDQGIMFGYATNETPELMPLPILLAHRLARTLAQHRKQNDVSWLRPDSKTQVSVVYEDGRPVRVTDVLVSTMHAPDVGQDRIRGFVGEQLVPEALGEWWHDELRLIVNPSGSFVQGGPSADAGVTGRKIIVDTYGGMGRHGGGAFSGKDPSKVDRSGAYFCRFVARELVAAGLAERAEIQVAYAIGVAQPVSVKVDTFGTGDERAAGDFVRRYDFRPRAIIERLGLLRPIYRQTTNYGHFGKPELPWEGAAVEAAVPAAIQA, from the coding sequence ATGATGTCCGACCGCAGCCGCTTCGTCTTCACCTCGGAGAGCGTCTCCGAGGGGCATCCCGACAAGGTCTCCGACTACATCGCCGACAGCATCCTGGATGCGCACTTCGCGCAGGACCCGGGCGCGCACGTCGCGTGCGAGGTCCTGGTCAAGGACGGCCATGTGGTGCTTGCGGGGGAGATCAGCTCGAACGCGGAGGTCGACACGGAGTCGATCGTGCGCGGCGCGATCGCGGAGATCGGCTACACGGACGAGTCGCAGGCGTTCTGCGCGAATCGCGTCCGCATCCAGTCGCTGCTGAGCGAGCAGGCGGGCGAGATCGGCGCGAGCGTGCGGCGCAGCGACGAGCAGATCCTGGAGCAGGGCGCGGGAGACCAGGGCATCATGTTCGGGTACGCGACGAACGAAACGCCCGAGCTCATGCCCCTGCCGATCCTCCTCGCCCACCGCCTCGCCCGGACCCTCGCGCAACACCGCAAGCAGAACGATGTGAGCTGGCTGCGCCCCGACTCCAAGACGCAGGTGAGCGTGGTGTACGAGGACGGCAGGCCGGTGCGCGTCACGGACGTGCTCGTCTCGACGATGCACGCGCCGGACGTCGGACAGGACCGGATCCGCGGGTTCGTCGGCGAGCAGCTCGTGCCCGAGGCGCTGGGCGAGTGGTGGCATGACGAGCTGCGGCTGATCGTGAACCCGTCGGGCAGCTTCGTGCAGGGTGGGCCGTCCGCCGATGCGGGTGTGACGGGTCGCAAGATCATCGTCGACACGTACGGCGGCATGGGCCGGCACGGCGGCGGTGCGTTCAGCGGCAAGGACCCGTCCAAGGTGGATCGTTCCGGTGCGTACTTCTGCCGCTTCGTTGCGCGCGAGCTGGTCGCGGCAGGACTCGCGGAGCGTGCGGAGATCCAGGTCGCCTACGCGATCGGCGTCGCACAGCCGGTCAGCGTGAAGGTCGACACGTTCGGCACCGGCGACGAGCGCGCCGCGGGGGACTTCGTGCGACGCTACGACTTCCGGCCGCGCGCGATCATCGAGCGCCTCGGGCTGCTGCGCCCGATCTATCGGCAGACGACCAACTACGGACACTTCGGAAAGCCGGAGCTGCCGTGGGAGGGCGCCGCGGTAGAGGCCGCAGTCCCGGCGGCAATCCAGGCGTGA
- a CDS encoding cyanophycinase yields the protein MSGSLARSGLPLLCLLLTSLPASAQQRGTLFIVGGGRQPDALVTRFVELAGGPGRARIAVVPMASGAAQESGAGKVEQLVAFGAEAFNLNLSRAQAMTDSAAALLDDVTGVWFVGGDQARLVDALEDTPVLRAIHARYDSGAVLGGTSAGAAIMSDSMLTGSQVAAGEDTIGYHGDEYRRIVRGSIEIVTGFGFLQGAIIDQHFIERERHNRLLSVVLERPSMIGAGIAEGTALEVAPDGRWTVRGRGAVVIYDARDADLTPLASPALGAAGIRMHLLPPGATFDPVSGTARLADTPR from the coding sequence ATGTCCGGATCCCTGGCTCGCAGCGGCCTGCCGCTGCTCTGCCTTCTGCTCACGTCCCTGCCCGCATCAGCACAGCAGCGCGGCACGCTGTTCATCGTCGGCGGCGGTCGTCAGCCGGACGCGCTGGTCACCCGCTTCGTCGAGCTCGCGGGCGGACCCGGCCGCGCGCGCATCGCCGTCGTGCCGATGGCGAGCGGCGCTGCACAGGAGTCCGGTGCCGGCAAGGTGGAACAGCTCGTGGCGTTCGGTGCCGAGGCGTTCAACCTGAACCTGTCCCGCGCGCAGGCAATGACGGACTCTGCAGCTGCACTGCTGGACGACGTCACGGGAGTGTGGTTCGTCGGCGGCGACCAGGCGCGACTCGTGGACGCGCTCGAGGACACGCCCGTGCTCCGTGCGATCCACGCTCGCTACGACTCCGGTGCCGTGCTGGGCGGCACGTCCGCAGGTGCGGCCATCATGTCGGATTCGATGCTGACGGGCAGCCAGGTCGCGGCGGGTGAGGATACCATCGGCTATCACGGCGACGAATACCGCCGCATCGTGCGCGGGTCGATCGAGATCGTGACCGGCTTCGGCTTCCTGCAGGGCGCGATCATCGACCAGCACTTCATCGAGCGCGAGCGGCACAACCGCCTGCTGAGCGTGGTGCTCGAACGACCGTCCATGATCGGTGCAGGCATCGCGGAAGGAACTGCACTCGAAGTCGCGCCTGACGGCCGATGGACCGTGCGCGGTCGCGGTGCGGTCGTCATATACGACGCCCGTGACGCCGACCTCACGCCGCTGGCGTCACCTGCGCTGGGTGCCGCCGGCATCCGCATGCACCTGCTGCCGCCGGGCGCGACGTTCGATCCGGTGAGCGGTACGGCACGACTCGCGGATACGCCGCGCTGA
- a CDS encoding DEAD/DEAH box helicase: protein MTSPASPLAPFHPLVQQWWRRRFAVEQAPYAPPTPAQADGWAAIRAGHDTLIAAPTGSGKTLAAFLHSIDALTRESLENGGLPDEVRVVYVSPLKALSGDIHRNLAEPRREMRELAQQMGLPPVHLTAAVRSGDTPASERAAMLRKPPHILVTTPESLYLLLTAERSREMLRTATTVIVDEIHAVIESRRGPHLALSLERLDHVAGRRLQRIGLSATQKPIEEVASFLVGVQRDGTTLPARAVAGADGAARPGSAPVDDCPARSVRARPAVIVDRGHFRELDVALEMPLSPLEAVMSGEVWQEVYDRIAALANEHRTTLVFVNTRRLAERAARALSERLGGEAVTAHHGSLAKEVRLDAEERLKNGTLRVLVATASLELGIDIGHVDLVVQLGSPHRIASFLQRVGRSGHTVSGTPKGRLVPLSRDDLVECTALLAAVRAGELDRIIMPDAPIDVLAQQIAAEVAAAEWDEEALYALVTHAWPYRNLSREQFGETVQMIARGFSTQRGRRGALIHYDPVNRTLRARKATRILSLTSGGAIPEVSDYRVVLEPEGVVIGSVNEDFAVESMAGDVFQLGNTSWRVLQIQQGTMRVADAEGAPPNIPFWFGEAPARSDELSAAVGALREDVASRLVDRPGDAERRAEVVAWLVEAYSLPQSAAEQLVLYLGDAQRVLGALPTQHTLVLERFFDDGGGMQLLLHAPFGSRVNRAWGLALRKKFCQSYNFELQAVATEEGVLLSLGPTHSFPLEDVFRYLNPETVRETLIQAMLDSPIFETRWRWNSTISLAVRRNSNGRKVPAQLQRMDAEDLLTAVFPDATACFENIQGEREVPSHPLVDQAIRDCLEEAMDLPHLVEVLKAIRADELTLVARDTPEPSTLAAELVNARVYQFLDDAPLEERRTLAVQTRRATEPSSANDLGALDADAIERVRAEAWPYARDVDELQDALVSAGVIVESEAPAEWGPLFERLVTTGRATRCVPIDGAPTYWLAVERLPEARTLWPDLRCAPDLTVPPSLEREWPREEAAREIVRSRTEVSGPVTIPGLAILLALDENTVEGALLALEAEGRVLRGRFTPGLDVLEWCDRRLLARIHRYTLNRLRAEIRPVSLAEYMRFLFRWQRVDGEHRARGVEGLAAVLEQLDGVEAPAAAWETHLLPARVDRYDLQWLDMLCMSGRVAWGRRTLAPANSNGRGAARPLRATRIALFSRASAARWIDDAGAAGAYARVSGGAQQAYDWLAENGASFFHEIVAGAHMLPTQVERALGELAANGLATADGFAGLRALLTPENKRPRRARRRGGVAPAYGIESAGRWSVLRRVAGDRVPSPESKRAAALEHEAELEAYARMLLRRWGVVFRRVVTRERGAPAWRELVFVLRRLEARGEIRGGRFVEGPLGEQFALPEAIPLLRSIRRDGPTGSFVVISAADPLNLVGIVTPEPERVPALARNRIAFRDGMAVAARIDGTLRRYPGAEDLDDDALRTLLARGRLASPAQPLNGLELRMERWRARGRGRAPLIVEPE from the coding sequence ATGACGTCTCCCGCATCCCCGCTGGCCCCGTTTCACCCGCTCGTTCAGCAGTGGTGGCGCCGCCGCTTCGCCGTGGAGCAGGCACCGTACGCCCCGCCCACCCCGGCGCAGGCCGACGGCTGGGCCGCGATCCGCGCCGGGCACGACACGCTGATCGCCGCACCGACCGGATCCGGCAAGACCCTCGCCGCATTTCTGCACTCGATCGACGCGCTGACACGCGAGTCGCTGGAGAACGGCGGATTGCCGGACGAGGTCCGCGTCGTCTACGTCTCGCCGCTCAAGGCCCTTTCGGGCGACATCCATCGCAACCTCGCCGAGCCACGCCGCGAGATGCGCGAGCTGGCGCAGCAGATGGGGCTGCCGCCGGTGCATCTGACCGCCGCGGTGCGCAGTGGTGACACGCCGGCGTCCGAGCGTGCTGCCATGCTGCGCAAGCCGCCGCACATCCTGGTCACCACGCCGGAATCGCTCTACCTGCTGCTCACGGCCGAGCGCAGCCGCGAGATGCTGCGCACGGCAACGACAGTGATCGTGGACGAGATCCACGCCGTGATCGAATCGCGCCGCGGACCGCACCTCGCCCTTTCGCTCGAGCGGCTCGATCACGTGGCGGGCCGGCGGCTGCAGCGCATCGGTCTTTCGGCGACGCAGAAGCCGATCGAGGAGGTTGCGAGCTTCCTGGTCGGCGTGCAGCGGGACGGGACGACGCTGCCAGCACGGGCCGTTGCCGGTGCGGATGGCGCTGCACGACCCGGTTCTGCACCGGTCGATGACTGCCCGGCGAGAAGCGTTCGTGCACGGCCGGCCGTGATCGTCGATCGCGGTCATTTCCGCGAGCTGGACGTCGCGCTCGAGATGCCGCTGTCGCCGCTCGAAGCAGTGATGTCGGGCGAGGTGTGGCAGGAGGTGTACGACAGGATTGCTGCGCTCGCGAACGAGCATCGCACCACGCTGGTGTTCGTCAACACGCGACGCCTGGCGGAGCGTGCCGCACGCGCGCTGTCGGAGCGCCTTGGCGGGGAGGCCGTCACGGCACACCACGGCAGCCTCGCGAAGGAAGTGCGGCTGGACGCCGAGGAGCGGCTGAAGAACGGCACGCTGCGCGTGCTCGTCGCAACCGCGTCACTGGAGCTGGGCATCGACATCGGCCACGTCGACCTGGTCGTGCAGCTCGGCTCGCCACACCGCATCGCGTCCTTCCTCCAGCGGGTCGGCCGCAGCGGGCACACGGTGAGCGGCACGCCGAAGGGACGGCTGGTGCCGCTCTCGCGCGACGACCTGGTTGAGTGCACGGCACTGCTGGCAGCGGTGCGCGCCGGTGAGCTGGACCGCATCATCATGCCGGACGCGCCCATCGACGTGCTCGCGCAGCAGATCGCCGCGGAAGTGGCGGCGGCAGAGTGGGACGAGGAGGCGCTGTACGCGCTCGTGACGCACGCCTGGCCGTACCGCAACCTGTCGCGTGAGCAGTTCGGCGAGACCGTGCAGATGATCGCGCGCGGCTTCTCCACGCAGCGGGGCCGCCGCGGCGCGCTGATCCACTACGACCCGGTGAACCGCACGCTGCGCGCACGCAAGGCGACGCGCATCCTCTCGCTCACCTCCGGTGGTGCGATTCCCGAAGTCTCCGATTACCGCGTCGTGCTGGAGCCGGAGGGCGTCGTGATCGGCAGCGTGAACGAGGACTTCGCTGTCGAGTCCATGGCCGGCGACGTGTTCCAGCTCGGCAACACGTCGTGGCGCGTGCTGCAGATCCAGCAGGGCACGATGCGGGTTGCGGATGCCGAGGGCGCGCCGCCGAACATCCCGTTCTGGTTCGGCGAGGCGCCTGCGCGCAGCGACGAGCTGTCGGCGGCGGTCGGCGCGTTGCGCGAGGACGTCGCATCGAGACTGGTTGACCGGCCGGGCGATGCGGAACGGCGCGCGGAGGTCGTGGCCTGGCTCGTCGAAGCGTACTCGCTGCCGCAATCCGCTGCCGAGCAGCTCGTGCTGTACCTCGGCGATGCGCAGCGGGTGCTCGGCGCCCTGCCGACGCAGCACACGCTGGTGCTCGAGCGGTTCTTCGACGACGGCGGCGGCATGCAGCTCCTGCTGCACGCGCCGTTCGGCAGCCGCGTGAATCGTGCGTGGGGTCTCGCGCTTCGCAAGAAGTTCTGTCAGAGCTACAACTTCGAGCTGCAGGCGGTCGCCACCGAGGAGGGCGTGCTGCTCTCGCTCGGGCCGACGCACAGCTTCCCGCTCGAGGACGTCTTCCGCTACCTCAACCCGGAGACGGTCCGCGAGACGCTGATCCAGGCGATGCTGGACTCGCCGATCTTCGAGACGCGCTGGCGCTGGAACTCGACGATCTCGCTGGCTGTGCGTCGCAACAGCAACGGTCGCAAGGTACCCGCCCAGTTGCAGCGCATGGATGCGGAGGACCTGCTCACGGCCGTGTTCCCGGATGCGACCGCCTGCTTCGAGAACATCCAGGGCGAGCGCGAAGTGCCGTCGCATCCGCTCGTCGACCAGGCGATCCGCGACTGCCTCGAGGAGGCAATGGACCTGCCGCACCTCGTCGAGGTGCTGAAGGCGATACGCGCTGACGAGCTGACACTGGTTGCACGCGATACGCCGGAGCCGTCCACGCTCGCCGCCGAGCTGGTGAATGCGCGCGTCTACCAGTTCCTCGACGACGCCCCGCTGGAGGAGCGCCGCACGCTGGCGGTACAGACGCGGCGCGCAACGGAGCCGTCATCGGCGAACGATCTCGGTGCACTGGACGCTGACGCGATCGAGCGTGTACGCGCGGAGGCGTGGCCGTACGCACGCGACGTGGACGAGCTGCAGGACGCGCTGGTGTCGGCCGGTGTGATCGTCGAGAGCGAGGCCCCGGCGGAATGGGGGCCGTTGTTCGAGCGGCTGGTCACCACGGGCCGCGCGACGCGCTGTGTTCCGATCGACGGCGCGCCGACGTACTGGCTGGCCGTCGAACGCCTGCCCGAAGCGCGCACGCTCTGGCCGGACCTGAGGTGTGCACCCGACCTGACCGTGCCACCCTCGCTCGAGCGGGAATGGCCACGCGAAGAGGCAGCGCGCGAGATCGTGCGCTCGCGTACCGAAGTCAGTGGACCGGTGACGATTCCGGGACTCGCCATCCTGCTCGCGCTCGACGAGAACACGGTCGAAGGGGCGCTGCTCGCACTGGAGGCGGAGGGCCGCGTGCTGCGGGGTCGCTTCACGCCCGGGCTCGACGTCCTCGAATGGTGCGACCGCAGGCTGCTCGCGCGCATTCATCGCTACACGCTGAACCGGCTGCGCGCGGAGATCCGGCCCGTCTCCCTCGCCGAGTACATGCGCTTCCTGTTCCGCTGGCAGCGCGTGGACGGCGAGCACCGCGCGCGCGGTGTGGAGGGGCTCGCGGCCGTGCTGGAGCAGCTGGACGGTGTCGAAGCTCCCGCCGCGGCGTGGGAGACGCACCTGCTGCCCGCACGCGTCGACCGCTATGACCTGCAGTGGCTCGACATGCTGTGCATGAGCGGACGCGTGGCGTGGGGACGTCGTACGCTCGCTCCAGCTAACAGCAATGGGCGCGGTGCGGCGCGACCGCTGCGCGCGACCCGCATCGCGCTGTTCAGTCGCGCGAGCGCCGCGCGCTGGATCGATGATGCCGGGGCCGCCGGTGCATACGCGCGGGTCAGCGGCGGTGCACAGCAGGCATACGACTGGCTCGCAGAAAACGGCGCGTCGTTCTTCCACGAGATCGTCGCAGGCGCGCACATGCTGCCGACACAGGTCGAACGTGCGCTGGGCGAGCTGGCCGCGAATGGACTGGCTACCGCAGACGGGTTCGCAGGATTGCGAGCACTGCTCACGCCCGAGAACAAACGGCCGCGCCGCGCACGTCGTCGCGGCGGCGTCGCACCGGCGTACGGCATCGAGAGCGCGGGGCGCTGGTCGGTCCTGCGGCGGGTCGCCGGCGACCGCGTGCCGTCACCGGAATCGAAGCGCGCCGCAGCACTCGAGCACGAGGCGGAGCTGGAGGCGTATGCGCGCATGCTGCTGCGACGCTGGGGCGTCGTGTTCCGGCGCGTCGTCACGCGCGAGCGCGGGGCACCCGCATGGCGCGAGCTGGTCTTCGTGCTCCGCCGCCTCGAGGCGCGCGGTGAGATCCGCGGTGGCCGCTTCGTGGAGGGGCCGCTCGGCGAACAGTTCGCACTGCCGGAAGCGATCCCGCTGCTGCGCTCGATCCGGCGGGATGGTCCGACCGGCAGTTTCGTCGTCATCTCCGCGGCCGATCCGCTCAACCTGGTAGGCATCGTGACGCCGGAGCCGGAGCGCGTGCCTGCACTCGCGCGCAACCGCATCGCGTTCCGCGACGGCATGGCGGTCGCCGCACGGATCGATGGGACGCTGCGCCGCTATCCGGGTGCCGAGGACCTCGACGACGACGCCCTTCGCACTCTCCTCGCCCGCGGCCGCCTCGCGTCGCCCGCGCAGCCGCTCAATGGACTCGAGTTACGGATGGAACGCTGGCGCGCGCGCGGTCGGGGCAGGGCGCCGCTGATTGTCGAGCCGGAGTAG